In Priestia filamentosa, the DNA window TCATCCATCTCTTCAAGCTATCCAAGTTGCAGAGATGGCTTCTATCAATAATCGCGTATTCAGAACAATTGGTTCACCGCTTGTTTTGCCAGCCCATCATACAGGGATGTTCAAGCCTGTGAATGACGTCGATTTTCAAATTACAATTGATCACCTGACGTTGCTTCATAAAGAAGTAAAGTCTATTCAATGTCGTGTGGCTCAAGAGAAAATTCGCTTTGCGCGCTTTCGTACATTTCCGTTTTGGCAAAGAGTACGAGATTCATTTGTTACAGAATAAAAGGAGGCAGCTTTATAAAAAGCTGCCTTTTTTGTATAGTTTATATAAAGAACGAGTTGCGTTTTCTTTTTTAAATAAGTAATAAAAAGTTTTTGATCTATATTAAATAAAGAGGTAGAGATAATGGAAAAAAGGTTTACACTCTTTTGGGAAATTCCAGCACACTATGATGGAACAATAACAAGAGACTTTTTAAAGGAACATTCCATCTCAAAAGCATCGCTTACAGCAATTAAATTTCAAGGTGGATTTATTAAGGTTAATAATCAAGATGAAACAGTACGATATATATTAAAAGAAGGTGATGTTTTAGAGGTAGCTTTTCCACTTGAAAAACGAAGTGAGAATATTAAAGCGGAGAAAATGCCCTTGGATATTCTCTATGAAGATGAGCATTTTCTCGTTGTTAATAAAAGGGCGGGTATTGCGACAATTCCTTCACGGGAACATCAATCAGGTACGTTGAGTAATGCGCTTTTGTACTATTATGTGCAGAACGATATTCATGCGACACTACACTTTGTTAATCGACTTGATAAAGATACATCAGGACTTCTTGTTGTGGCAAAGCATAGATATAGTCATTATTTATTTTCAAAAGCGCAGCAAAGTCATAAAATCCATCGCTTTTATCAAGCATTTGTTCATGGTGTTCCTGCAGAAGAAGGAACAATATCAGCTTCAATTGGTAGAGCAGATGATAGCATTATTAAGAGAGAAGTTGTGGAGCATGGTCAGCATGCTGTAACTCATTACAAAGTGCTTGAACGCTTCAAAGAGGCAGCTATTGTTGAGCTTTCTTTAGAAACGGGAAGAACACATCAAATTCGCGTGCATATGAGCTATATCGGGCACCCTTTACTTGGAGATGATTTATACGGAGGTAAGCAAGGGAGAATGAACCGTCAAGCGCTCCACTGCTGTAAAATGGAATTTAAACACCCATTTACAGGTCAATATTTATCATTTATAGGAGAACTACCAGAAGATATGTTGAAATGTCAAAGAGAGCTTGCACAGTAAAGCAAGCTCTCTTTTTTTAAGAGAAAGTAGAGAATTTCTCTTCAATATACGGCATTGAGGAGGGAATAGACAGCGTTTCATATTGAGGATATCGGAAAGCTGTGAGAGCTCCTCCGAAAACTACTCCCGTATCAATGTTATATGTATTATTCACTTTTCGGACGCTTTTAACAGGGGTATGTCCATAGACAATAGTTGCTTTCCCCTCATAGTGCTGAGCCCAATCTCGACGAACTGGGGAGCCGTTTGGATGTACTTCTCCTGTGATGTCTCCATAAAGAACGAAGGTCTTTACATGATGACTATGTTTTCCAATATCTTTTTCTCGGATGCCAGCATGTGCAACAACTAATTTTCCTTTATTAAGCACAAGATAAAGAGGAGCATTTTCATACAGTTTCATGAACTGTTCACGAACGAGCGCCTGCTTGTCGTTGGAGAGGGAGCTATATTCAGCAACAGTTGTTTCAAGTCCATGGGTGATTTGTACTTTATTTCCTTTAAAGAATCGATAAAGTTTGTTGCAGTGGTTACCAGGACAATAAAAAGCGGCCTTTTTGCTAACGAGTTTTGAAACGGTATCTATAACAGCTAAGGAATTTTTTCCTCGATCTGTTAAATCACCTAAAAATACGAGTTTCCTTCCTTCTGAATGTAAGGGGATATCGGTATTCCACTGGTAACCAAGCTCTTTTGTTAAAAGGACAAATTCATCATAGCAGCCATGAATATCACCGATTACATCAAATCCTTGCGCAGATTGTTTAACCATGTTATCATTCCTTTTTAAGTTTATCCGTAGTTTAATTTTAGAGGATTTTCTTCTATATTTCTCTTTGATATGTGGTAATTCTAGAGGAAACGTTCGAAGTTTCTAGAACTTTTTCAACACATTTTATCATGTCCTATCCGTTTTTTTTCTACTCTAATATTAAAAGATAAAAACTAAAACAAAAGAGGGTACATTGATTTTATCGGAATACATGTATTGTCTAGCTTCTATAGATGAACAACTTCATGGAGGTGGGTTATGATGAATAACGAAAAAGAGCAGGAAAGAAAAGAGCAGACAGAGCTCGTTTTGTTTCATTTACTTCATTTACGTGACATTGAAACATTTAGAGAAGAGTTTCTGAATCTCCATTCTTATGATCAAGCTCAGTTTTATGAAGAGCTTAATGAAGAAGAACGCCTTATTTTATATAGTTTCCTCTCACCAGAGGAAATGGCTTCAATCTTTGAAAGTATTGAAGTTTCAGAGGAAGAGTATAAGGAGCTTCTTGGCGAAATGATGCCGGACTTTGCAGCTAATATGTTAGCAGATATGTACGCTGATGATGCAGTTGACGTGTTAAATGAGCTTGATAAAGAACAAGTTGCAAGCTATTTAACAATTATGAATGATGAAGCAGCAGATGAAATTAAAGAGCTTCTTCATTATGAAGAATCAACTGCCGGCAGTATTATGACAACAGAGTACGTAGCTATTTATGCAAATGAGACAGTAAGTTCAGCAATGAGAATTTTAAAAGAAAAAGCACCTGTTGCTGAAACCATTTATTATGTATTCGTCATAGATGATGAGAAACGCCTTGTTGGAGTTATTTCTTTACGTGATCTTATTGTGGCAGAAGATGACACGTTAATTCGTGAAGTAATGAGCGAAAGGGTTGTATCTGTTTCTGTTGCTGAAGATCAAGAAAAAGTAGCACGTACAATGCGAGACTACGATTTTTTAGCTCTTCCAGTTGTTGATTTTCAGAACCACCTCCTTGGAATCATTACCGTTGATGACGTAATGGACGTTATTGATGAAGAGGCATCTGATGATTATTCAAAGCTTGCCGGGATTTCAGATGTTGATGATACGATTCGCACTCCCTTTTCAGCGGCAAAGAAACGCTTGCCGTGGCTTGTCATCCTACTATTTTTGGGAATGCTAACAGCAAATCTTATTGGGCAGTTCGAAGAGACACTTGATAAAGTGGCAATACTTGCAGTCTTTATTCCTCTTATTGGCGGAATGGCTGGTAATACAGGAACACAGGCATTAGCAGTTGCTGTTAGGGGAATTGCAACAGGTGAAGCAGATAAGGAAAGCAAATGGAAACTTATCGTCCGTGAAGGATTAACAGGGGTAATAACAGGAGGAAGCTGTGGAATCCTAGTCGTTTTTGTTGTTTATATATGGCAACACAGCTTCGTGTTAGGGCTGCTTGTTGGAGCTTCTATTTTTGCAACTCTTATTGCAGCAACAATTGCCGGAGCGCTTGTTCCAATTATTATGCATAAATTTAAGATTGACCCTGCTGTTGCTTCAGGTCCGTTCATTACAACCGTAAATGACATTATTAGTGTATTAATTTATTTTGGGCTTGCAACAACATTTATGAGTTATCTTACTTGATAGTAAATAAATTAAAGAAAGAAGGTGGAGTAACATGGAAGAACATGCTTCAGTTGTCTCACTAGCTATTGTTGTTATCTGTGCTTTCTTAACTCCTATTTTGCTACATCGTTTCAGGTTAAGAGTGATCCCTGTTGTTGTAGCTGAAATTATTGTTGGTCTTATTATTGGAAAAAGTGGATTTGATCTTGTTCAACAAGATATGTGGCTTGAAACATTATCAACCCTAGGCTTTATCTTTTTAATGTTTTTGAGCGGAGTTGAAATTGATTTTTCTGCTTTCACGGGTAGTAAGCAAAAAGAACAGCTTTCAAATGGGAAAAAAGCTCCTAACACATTTGCTGTTTCAAGCTTAATTTTTGGAGGAGTTTTTATTCTCTCTCTTATCCTTTCCTATTTGTTTGTGTGGATGGGATTTATAGACAATGCGTTCTTAATGACCCTCATTATTTCAACTATTTCACTTGGCGTTGTTGTTCCAACCCTGAAAGACCGTCAAATTATGAAAACAAATATCGGTCAAATTATTTTACTTGTAGCTGTTATTGCTGACCTTGTTACAATGATTCTGCTTGCCGTTTTCGCTTCACTTCATGAAGGTGGCGGAGGAAGCATGTGGCTGCTGCTTATTTTATTTGGTGCTGGAATTGTCCTTTATGTTTTCGGGAACTATTTCAAAAAGCGATCTTTTGTTGAATCCTTATCAACAGGAACAATCCAAATTGGGACCCGGGCCATTTTCACTCTGATTATCGTACTTGTAGGATTATCAGAATCAATTGGGGCAGAAAATATTTTAGGTGCCTTTTTAGCGGGTGTTCTTGTTTCCTTATTGTCACCAAACCATGATATGGTACAGAAATTGGATTCCTTTGGATATGGCTTCTTAATTCCAATTTTCTTTGTAATGGTTGGAGTAGAGTTGAATTTAGGGGAGATGTTGAGTGATTCAAAAGTAATTATTCTTATCCCACTTCTTGTTGTAGCTTTACTTATTTCAAAAATCATTCCAGTTTATCTATTAAAGAAATGGTACGATACAAAAACAGTATTTGCGGCGGGTTTCTTATTAACTTCAACATTGTCTCTTGTTATTGCAGCTGCAAAAGTTGGTGAAAACTTAGGCGTTATTGATCAAAAAATGAGCGGAGCTCTGATTTTAGTTGCTGTTATTTCAAGCATTATTTCACCAATCTTATTTGCTAAGCTATTTCGTAACCCATCATCAGAAAATCCAACTGTTCGGGTTAAACTGATTGGAGCAAACCAGCTTACTTTACCTGTTACAAAAGAGCTTAGCCCACATGTATATGATGTTACATTATTTCATCCAGCACAGGAAAAAGTTGAAGATGAAACATCAAGTTCACTATTTGATATTGTTGAAATTGAAAGCTATGATATAGGAGAACTAAAGAAGCAAGATGTATTTGATACAGACATTCTTGTTGTGACATCTGGGAATGAGGAACGAAATGCAGATATTGCTCTTTATGCGAAAGAGATAGGTGTTGAGCGTGTTATTGCGCGAATTGAAACGCCAACTTTACAAGACAAAGTCCGTGACCATGATGTTGATGTTTTTTCAGTATTAACTTCAACAACGTCGTTAATGAAAGCTCTTATCGAGTCACCAAGCTTAATTGGGATTTTAACAAATAGAGATACAGCTCTTTATCAAATTGACGTTCATAATCCAAAGTATATGAACATTCCACTTCGGAAATTTCCATTTACAGGAGATGTGATTTTTGTTCGAATTTTTAGGGGGAACGAGTCCCTCATTCCTCATGGAGACACTGAACTATTAAGAGATGATCGGATTATTGTAACGGGTTCTACAGAGTACGTAGAAGAATTAAAGCGAACATTGCAGTTTGGAAAGAGTCGTTCAATCGAGAAGCCTGAACTTTAAGTTCAGGCTTTTTTTTTTGATAAGCATTTGTTGAGAAGTGATAATGTGGTATACTGAAGATGATATTAGTACCTGATACTAATACTAACAATAAAAAATGTGAGGAGAATCTTCAATGAAAAGTTTATCCTTAGAAGGCCGTACATACGTAGTGATGGGGGTTGCTAATAAACGAAGCATTGCTTGGGCTATTGCACGTTCTTTACACGAAGCAGGTGCTCGCCTAGTTTTTACATATGCAGGAGAACGTCTTGAAAAGAATGTCCAAGACTTAGCTTCTTCTTTAGAAGGAGCAAATTCACTTGTATTACCTTGTGATGTAACAAATGACGAGGAAGTTGAAAAATGTTTTGCACAAATTAAAGAAGAAGTTGGAACAATTCACGGAATCGCTCACTGCATCGCATTTGCAAACAAAGAAGAGTTACAAGGTGAATACATGAACACAACGCGCGAGGGATTCCTGCTTGCGCATAACATTAGTTCTTATTCATTAACAGCTGTTGCAAAAGCAAGCAAAGATCTCATGACAGAGGGCGGCAGCATTGTTACCCTAACTTATTTAGGTGGAGAACGCGTTGTCCAAAACTACAATGTAATGGGCGTTGCCAAAGCTTCCCTTGATGCAAGTGTGAAATATTTAGCATCTGATCTTGGTCAGCATGGAATTCGTGTAAATGCTGTTTCAGCAGGTCCAATTCGCACGCTTTCTGCAAAAGGAATTAGTGATTTCAACTCTATTTTAAAAGATATTGAAGAGCGTGCACCACTTCGTCGCACAACAAACCCTGAAGAAGTTGGGGATACAGCATTATTCTTATTCAGCGACCTTGCACGCGGAATTACTGGAGAAACAATTCACGTTGATTCTGGTTTCCATAGCATGGCACGATAACTAATAAATCAGCTTTTCATTATGAAAAGCTGATTTTTTTTATGTTTTTTAGAGAAACGAACAAACTTTGCTCCCTTACAGCATACATTTTTAAAAGAATGTCGCAATTTTAAGTGAACGTCAGCATGGAAGGGGAGAAGAGTTTGAAAAAGTTTAATAATGAAGGGGAAAACACGCCGCTTATGTATATTGTCCAACCAGAGATGATAGAAAAGCCAAAGCGATCGATGCAATCTGTGTACCAAAACTCCTTTTTTAAGAAAGTGAAGAAAACAAGAGATGAGCGTGAAAAAGTAGCATCGCTTTCAAAAGCACTTGAAGTAGTCCAAAATCCTTTAGCAGAAAAAGAAAAAGAGAAAAAAGAAAATAAAATGTTTCAGAAGATGAGTATTGAAGAAAAAGCGGCTTTTTTAGCTGATTTTCCACCACACCTCTCACAGCCTGTTTGTCAAGTAGAAACAAAAGAACGAACTTATAGTGGCACAATTGTAAAAGTAGAAGATAAGACTCTTTACATGATTAATCCAGCTAAAACGGAACAAACTGTTGTTCCTACAAGTGAGGTAAAAGATATTACCATTTTAAAAATATAGGAATCTTAAGTGAGCTGAACATAATGTCTAGACTATGAAAGGAAGGCAAAAACTTTTATGACGTGGATGACTTTGCTACTGCTCGTTCTTGCTACGTTTCGTCTAACACGACTCATTGTTTTTGATAAGATTACCTCCTTTATTCGTCGTCCCTTTCATGAAATTGTAGAAGAAACGCTTGAAGATGGTTCTGTAACTACGTATATAAAAATGAAAGGAACAGGTTTGAGAAGGTGGATTGGGGAACTGTTAAGCTGTTATTGGTGCACAGGAATGTGGTGTGCTATCGGTCTTTATGTTCTTTATTCAATATATCCAGATATTTCATTTCCATTTCTCTTTGTACTTGCGATTGCAGGTATAGCTGGGATTATTGAATCATTTGTAGAATAAAAAACAAGGTGTGGTTTTGAACCACACCTTGTTTTTCTAAGATGAGAAGTTGAATATCGCTTTATTTAAGAATGGAACGCCTTCTTTGAACTCAGTTGTGTATGCATATCCTTCTAAAATAAAAGACGAAAGACTAGAACTAAGAGTTAGTTGAAAAGAATCAAAGGTAACAGATTCTCCTGGAGGAATTTCATGCGTTTTTAAAGGTTTCAACCAATACTCTCCATTTTTTTGAACACGTTCTTTCCAATCCTTTACAGCGTATTCCCATCCTTCTGAGTTTTGTTCTGAAAGACTAGGTTCTTCTTTATGAGATGAATCTCGAATTTTTCCGCTTATAATACACTTTGGTTCACTTACTTTTAAACATAAAAGGGGAGCGTGGACTGTATCCTCCGTTTCATTTTTAATAACAGCATTTCCAATGAGTGTTACATCTTCTTCTTCTCCTGACGGAATAATTGATGAGTACATAAAATAACATTTCAAAGTTGTGAGAGTGGCTTTAGGAGAAGAGAGAATTCTTTCTGCCTGCAAGCGTTCATTAATCATTTTTTGCTCAGAAAGCTCATTTTTTAATAGAGAAATTTCTTTTTTTAAGACTTCCGTCTGTCCGTCATCTAATGAATGAATAGGTGGGATATATTTCTTTTTCCAAAATGCTACATTTGCTCGTTCTGTCTCAAGATCTTGCTCGTACTTTTTTATTGTATGTTCCAATCGATTAATTTCAGATTTATAGTGAATAAGTTTCTGTTGTAGCTGTATAGATTGATTAGAAGATGAAGTTGTTTTTTTAC includes these proteins:
- a CDS encoding RluA family pseudouridine synthase, which produces MEKRFTLFWEIPAHYDGTITRDFLKEHSISKASLTAIKFQGGFIKVNNQDETVRYILKEGDVLEVAFPLEKRSENIKAEKMPLDILYEDEHFLVVNKRAGIATIPSREHQSGTLSNALLYYYVQNDIHATLHFVNRLDKDTSGLLVVAKHRYSHYLFSKAQQSHKIHRFYQAFVHGVPAEEGTISASIGRADDSIIKREVVEHGQHAVTHYKVLERFKEAAIVELSLETGRTHQIRVHMSYIGHPLLGDDLYGGKQGRMNRQALHCCKMEFKHPFTGQYLSFIGELPEDMLKCQRELAQ
- the prpE gene encoding bis(5'-nucleosyl)-tetraphosphatase PrpE, whose product is MVKQSAQGFDVIGDIHGCYDEFVLLTKELGYQWNTDIPLHSEGRKLVFLGDLTDRGKNSLAVIDTVSKLVSKKAAFYCPGNHCNKLYRFFKGNKVQITHGLETTVAEYSSLSNDKQALVREQFMKLYENAPLYLVLNKGKLVVAHAGIREKDIGKHSHHVKTFVLYGDITGEVHPNGSPVRRDWAQHYEGKATIVYGHTPVKSVRKVNNTYNIDTGVVFGGALTAFRYPQYETLSIPSSMPYIEEKFSTFS
- the mgtE gene encoding magnesium transporter; this translates as MNNEKEQERKEQTELVLFHLLHLRDIETFREEFLNLHSYDQAQFYEELNEEERLILYSFLSPEEMASIFESIEVSEEEYKELLGEMMPDFAANMLADMYADDAVDVLNELDKEQVASYLTIMNDEAADEIKELLHYEESTAGSIMTTEYVAIYANETVSSAMRILKEKAPVAETIYYVFVIDDEKRLVGVISLRDLIVAEDDTLIREVMSERVVSVSVAEDQEKVARTMRDYDFLALPVVDFQNHLLGIITVDDVMDVIDEEASDDYSKLAGISDVDDTIRTPFSAAKKRLPWLVILLFLGMLTANLIGQFEETLDKVAILAVFIPLIGGMAGNTGTQALAVAVRGIATGEADKESKWKLIVREGLTGVITGGSCGILVVFVVYIWQHSFVLGLLVGASIFATLIAATIAGALVPIIMHKFKIDPAVASGPFITTVNDIISVLIYFGLATTFMSYLT
- a CDS encoding monovalent cation:proton antiporter family protein, with protein sequence MEEHASVVSLAIVVICAFLTPILLHRFRLRVIPVVVAEIIVGLIIGKSGFDLVQQDMWLETLSTLGFIFLMFLSGVEIDFSAFTGSKQKEQLSNGKKAPNTFAVSSLIFGGVFILSLILSYLFVWMGFIDNAFLMTLIISTISLGVVVPTLKDRQIMKTNIGQIILLVAVIADLVTMILLAVFASLHEGGGGSMWLLLILFGAGIVLYVFGNYFKKRSFVESLSTGTIQIGTRAIFTLIIVLVGLSESIGAENILGAFLAGVLVSLLSPNHDMVQKLDSFGYGFLIPIFFVMVGVELNLGEMLSDSKVIILIPLLVVALLISKIIPVYLLKKWYDTKTVFAAGFLLTSTLSLVIAAAKVGENLGVIDQKMSGALILVAVISSIISPILFAKLFRNPSSENPTVRVKLIGANQLTLPVTKELSPHVYDVTLFHPAQEKVEDETSSSLFDIVEIESYDIGELKKQDVFDTDILVVTSGNEERNADIALYAKEIGVERVIARIETPTLQDKVRDHDVDVFSVLTSTTSLMKALIESPSLIGILTNRDTALYQIDVHNPKYMNIPLRKFPFTGDVIFVRIFRGNESLIPHGDTELLRDDRIIVTGSTEYVEELKRTLQFGKSRSIEKPEL
- the fabI gene encoding enoyl-ACP reductase FabI yields the protein MKSLSLEGRTYVVMGVANKRSIAWAIARSLHEAGARLVFTYAGERLEKNVQDLASSLEGANSLVLPCDVTNDEEVEKCFAQIKEEVGTIHGIAHCIAFANKEELQGEYMNTTREGFLLAHNISSYSLTAVAKASKDLMTEGGSIVTLTYLGGERVVQNYNVMGVAKASLDASVKYLASDLGQHGIRVNAVSAGPIRTLSAKGISDFNSILKDIEERAPLRRTTNPEEVGDTALFLFSDLARGITGETIHVDSGFHSMAR
- a CDS encoding CotO family spore coat protein translates to MKKFNNEGENTPLMYIVQPEMIEKPKRSMQSVYQNSFFKKVKKTRDEREKVASLSKALEVVQNPLAEKEKEKKENKMFQKMSIEEKAAFLADFPPHLSQPVCQVETKERTYSGTIVKVEDKTLYMINPAKTEQTVVPTSEVKDITILKI
- a CDS encoding DUF1360 domain-containing protein; its protein translation is MTWMTLLLLVLATFRLTRLIVFDKITSFIRRPFHEIVEETLEDGSVTTYIKMKGTGLRRWIGELLSCYWCTGMWCAIGLYVLYSIYPDISFPFLFVLAIAGIAGIIESFVE